A section of the Citrobacter farmeri genome encodes:
- a CDS encoding fimbrial protein encodes MQRMKSGLLMLLLPACALAGNKWNVTLPGGSMRFQGVIIAESCRIEAGDRQMTVQMGQISSNRFHAAGEDANPVPFDIHLQECSTAVSQRVGVAFHGVADGKNPDVLSVGEGPGIATGIGIALFDQEGSQLPLNLPPVSGSRLYSGPTTLHFVAKYRSTGRQVTGGAANAQAWFSLTYQ; translated from the coding sequence ATGCAAAGGATGAAATCAGGACTGCTGATGCTTTTACTCCCCGCCTGCGCGCTGGCCGGAAACAAATGGAATGTCACGCTACCCGGCGGAAGCATGCGTTTCCAGGGCGTCATCATTGCCGAATCCTGCCGTATAGAGGCGGGCGATCGTCAGATGACGGTGCAAATGGGGCAGATCAGCAGCAATCGATTTCATGCAGCGGGGGAAGATGCCAACCCTGTCCCTTTCGACATTCATCTCCAGGAGTGCAGTACCGCCGTAAGCCAGCGTGTCGGCGTGGCTTTTCACGGCGTAGCCGATGGGAAAAATCCCGATGTCCTTTCCGTAGGCGAAGGACCGGGGATCGCCACCGGTATCGGGATAGCGTTATTTGATCAAGAAGGTAGCCAACTTCCTCTTAACCTTCCACCGGTTAGCGGGTCGCGACTCTACAGCGGACCAACCACTCTGCATTTTGTGGCGAAATATCGTTCTACCGGACGTCAGGTCACCGGAGGCGCCGCCAACGCACAGGCCTGGTTCTCTTTGACCTACCAGTAA
- the fimA gene encoding type 1 fimbrial major subunit FimA, with amino-acid sequence MKIKTLAIVAMSALSLASAAALADTTTVNGGTVHFKGEVVNAACAVDAGSVEQTVQLGQVRSAKLATAGSTSSSVGFNIQLDDCDTSVSTKASVAFSGTAIDTTNNTVLALQSSAAGSATNVGVQILDNKGTPLALDGATFSAATTLNDGTNIIPFQARYYATGAATAGTANADATFKVQYQ; translated from the coding sequence ATGAAAATCAAAACACTGGCTATCGTTGCTATGTCAGCTCTATCCCTGGCCTCCGCGGCGGCTCTGGCCGATACCACCACAGTAAACGGCGGTACAGTGCATTTTAAAGGGGAAGTCGTTAACGCAGCCTGCGCCGTCGATGCCGGTTCTGTCGAACAAACCGTTCAGCTTGGCCAGGTTCGCTCGGCAAAACTGGCGACTGCGGGCAGCACCAGCTCTTCGGTCGGTTTCAATATCCAGCTTGATGACTGTGATACCAGCGTATCAACCAAAGCCTCTGTCGCGTTCTCTGGCACTGCGATTGATACCACCAATAACACCGTACTGGCGTTGCAGAGCTCCGCAGCCGGTAGCGCAACCAACGTAGGCGTCCAGATCCTCGACAATAAAGGCACCCCACTGGCGCTGGATGGCGCAACCTTTAGCGCCGCGACAACCCTGAACGATGGCACCAACATCATTCCGTTCCAGGCGCGTTACTACGCTACGGGCGCAGCGACGGCTGGTACGGCTAACGCAGACGCGACGTTCAAAGTTCAATACCAGTAA
- a CDS encoding tyrosine-type DNA invertase translates to MNRRRYLTGKEVQAMMLAARHGATGERDYCLILLAFRHGMRISELLDLHYRDLDLNEGRINIRRLKNGFSTIHPLRFDEREAVERWSQERADWRGASRTDAVFISRRGTPLSRQQAYRIIRAAGIDAGTVTHTHPHMLRHACGYELAERGADTRLIQDYLGHRNIRHTVRYTASNAARFVGLWERSSLLEVISQEKKK, encoded by the coding sequence GTGAATCGACGTCGTTATCTTACCGGCAAAGAAGTGCAAGCCATGATGCTGGCCGCCCGGCATGGGGCAACCGGAGAGCGAGATTATTGCCTTATTTTGCTGGCATTCCGTCACGGCATGCGCATCAGTGAACTCCTCGATCTGCATTATCGCGACCTTGATCTTAACGAGGGTCGAATCAATATCCGTCGACTAAAAAACGGTTTTTCCACCATTCATCCCCTGCGTTTTGATGAGCGTGAGGCCGTTGAACGCTGGAGTCAGGAGCGCGCAGACTGGAGAGGCGCAAGCCGTACTGACGCCGTATTTATCTCCCGCCGGGGAACTCCGCTTTCTCGCCAACAGGCGTATCGTATTATTCGTGCTGCGGGTATTGATGCCGGAACCGTCACCCATACTCACCCCCATATGTTACGTCACGCCTGTGGTTATGAACTTGCTGAAAGGGGAGCAGATACGCGACTGATTCAGGATTATCTTGGTCACCGGAATATTCGCCATACCGTCCGTTATACCGCCAGTAACGCCGCACGTTTCGTCGGATTATGGGAGAGAAGCAGCCTGTTAGAGGTTATTTCACAGGAAAAAAAGAAATAA
- a CDS encoding tyrosine-type DNA invertase has product MKNSADNKKRNFLTHNEIESLLKAANTGAHATRNYCLTLLCFIHGFRASEICRLQISDIDIKSRCIYIHRLKKGFSTTHPLLSEEIQALKNWLIIRATYPHSNSEWLFLSRKGNPLSRQQFYQIISASGDHAGLPLEIHPHMLRHSCGFALANMGIDTRLIQDYLGHRNIRHTVWYTASNAGRFYGIWDDAKLKQNNAISL; this is encoded by the coding sequence ATGAAAAATAGCGCAGATAATAAGAAGAGGAATTTTTTGACTCATAATGAAATAGAGTCGCTTCTCAAAGCAGCAAACACCGGTGCACACGCCACCCGTAATTACTGTCTGACATTATTGTGTTTTATTCATGGATTTCGTGCCAGTGAAATCTGTCGCCTGCAAATTTCAGATATCGATATTAAATCACGATGCATTTATATTCACCGTCTGAAAAAAGGGTTTTCGACAACGCATCCTTTATTAAGTGAAGAAATTCAGGCGTTAAAGAACTGGCTGATTATTCGTGCTACCTATCCTCATTCCAACAGTGAGTGGTTATTTTTATCAAGAAAGGGGAATCCTCTTTCTCGCCAACAGTTTTATCAAATCATTTCAGCCTCGGGCGATCACGCCGGACTGCCGCTTGAAATTCATCCACATATGCTTCGTCACTCTTGCGGTTTTGCGTTAGCCAATATGGGGATTGACACCCGCCTCATCCAGGATTACCTGGGACACCGTAACATTCGCCATACCGTCTGGTACACTGCCAGTAATGCAGGTCGATTTTACGGTATTTGGGATGACGCTAAACTCAAACAGAATAATGCTATTTCACTGTGA
- a CDS encoding TIGR00730 family Rossman fold protein: MKSIGIFCGSSEGYSPVYMQAARETGTFLAQAGLGIVYGGGRVGLMGAVADSALQHGGYVTGVMPVSLVEREIAHTGLTDLQVVENMHQRKDRMAALSSAFIALPGGAGTLEEIFEQWTWAQLGIHNKPCAFYNINDFYRPLQAMVQKMADEGFMKQSYVDMLLFSDSLPEIVAHFATYTPPASKWTASQK; this comes from the coding sequence ATGAAGTCTATTGGTATTTTTTGCGGTTCATCTGAAGGCTATTCTCCTGTTTACATGCAGGCCGCTCGCGAAACCGGAACCTTTCTGGCTCAGGCTGGACTGGGTATTGTTTATGGCGGTGGTCGGGTCGGACTCATGGGGGCCGTGGCGGATTCTGCTCTGCAACACGGTGGGTATGTGACAGGTGTGATGCCTGTGTCTTTGGTTGAACGTGAAATTGCGCATACCGGGCTGACCGATTTGCAGGTCGTTGAAAATATGCACCAGCGTAAAGACCGGATGGCAGCGTTGTCTTCCGCTTTCATCGCCTTACCCGGTGGCGCTGGCACCCTGGAAGAGATTTTTGAGCAGTGGACGTGGGCGCAATTGGGCATCCATAACAAACCCTGCGCGTTTTATAACATAAACGATTTTTATCGACCGTTGCAGGCCATGGTGCAGAAAATGGCCGATGAAGGTTTTATGAAGCAAAGCTACGTGGATATGCTGTTGTTCTCCGATTCCTTGCCGGAAATTGTTGCGCATTTTGCAACGTATACGCCGCCCGCTTCCAAATGGACGGCGAGCCAGAAATAA
- a CDS encoding winged helix-turn-helix domain-containing protein, translated as MYWIINDNIEFRPDSKKLISVTNPEINVVLTTPASRCLLLLLDASPDVVTQQEFFKKVWEDEGMLVPANTLYQNISIVRRGLRAVGETDRILVATVPRKGFQIDKSVKITRVAATQADDAAPDTLQGEDELDVEYRTDAEPEMTPEDSALPAHTIAVSKHSRLPLFVGIIAMAAAFFIGAIGMNYVWHFSDTKPFFADYTFVEQDKGCHFYTKDDSHDNKNSYARFKSLILESGLDCKKYPWVYFPLSQTSPGLAVLVCRKNYLKSAIPGCITLSFRGVEGE; from the coding sequence ATGTACTGGATTATTAACGATAATATTGAATTCAGACCGGACAGTAAAAAGTTAATTTCTGTTACTAATCCGGAAATTAATGTCGTTTTGACAACGCCTGCCAGCCGTTGTCTGCTTTTGCTGCTTGATGCTTCACCAGATGTGGTCACTCAGCAGGAGTTCTTCAAAAAGGTGTGGGAAGATGAAGGGATGCTGGTTCCGGCAAACACGCTTTATCAGAATATCTCGATTGTCCGTCGCGGCCTGCGCGCCGTCGGTGAGACAGACAGAATCCTGGTCGCCACGGTACCGCGCAAAGGGTTTCAAATTGATAAAAGCGTTAAAATCACCCGCGTTGCAGCAACTCAGGCTGATGATGCTGCCCCTGACACGCTACAGGGTGAAGATGAGCTGGACGTGGAGTACCGCACTGATGCCGAGCCAGAGATGACACCTGAAGACTCTGCACTTCCTGCCCATACGATAGCGGTAAGTAAGCACAGCAGATTGCCTCTCTTCGTTGGCATCATCGCCATGGCAGCGGCATTTTTCATTGGTGCAATCGGCATGAACTATGTCTGGCACTTTAGTGATACGAAGCCTTTCTTCGCTGACTATACCTTCGTCGAGCAGGACAAAGGATGTCATTTCTATACCAAGGATGATAGCCATGATAACAAAAACAGTTACGCGCGCTTTAAGTCGCTGATTCTGGAGTCTGGCCTCGATTGCAAAAAATATCCCTGGGTGTACTTCCCGCTGTCACAAACCTCTCCCGGATTAGCAGTCCTTGTTTGCCGCAAGAATTACCTGAAATCAGCCATTCCGGGTTGTATCACACTCTCTTTTCGCGGGGTAGAAGGTGAGTAA
- the yjdI gene encoding 4Fe-4S mono-cluster protein YjdI, protein MDKQLEDAGYRVYTGEKIDVYFSTAICQHSGNCVRGSAKLFNLKRKPWIMPDEVDASTVTRVIDTCPSGALKYRLK, encoded by the coding sequence ATGGATAAGCAACTTGAGGATGCGGGTTACCGCGTCTATACCGGCGAAAAAATCGATGTCTACTTCAGTACGGCGATTTGTCAGCACTCCGGAAATTGTGTACGCGGTAGCGCCAAACTTTTCAATCTGAAGCGCAAGCCGTGGATTATGCCTGATGAAGTTGATGCTTCAACGGTGACCAGGGTTATCGATACCTGCCCAAGCGGGGCGCTGAAATATCGTCTTAAATAA
- a CDS encoding GNAT family N-acetyltransferase, with protein MEILEGHNKFYVNDAQGNQVAEIVFVPTGDHLSIIEHTDVDASLKGQGVGKQLVAKVVEKMRRENRKVIPLCPFAKHEFDKTREYDDIRA; from the coding sequence ATGGAAATACTGGAAGGGCACAATAAATTCTATGTCAATGATGCTCAGGGGAATCAGGTCGCTGAAATTGTTTTTGTTCCAACGGGTGATCATTTAAGCATTATTGAGCATACCGATGTCGATGCCAGCCTCAAGGGGCAAGGGGTCGGAAAGCAACTGGTGGCAAAAGTGGTGGAGAAAATGCGTCGCGAAAATCGCAAGGTGATCCCTCTTTGCCCGTTTGCCAAACATGAGTTTGATAAAACTCGCGAGTATGACGATATTCGGGCCTGA
- a CDS encoding LysR substrate-binding domain-containing protein, with protein sequence MNSIFTEENLQAFTTAARFGSFSKAAEELGLTTSAISYTIKRMEAGLDVVLFTRNTRSIELTESGRYFFRKATDLLNDFHAIKRSIDTIAQGIEARVRICINQLLYTPKHTARLLQVLKKQFPTCQITVTTEVYNGVWDSIINNQANIAIGAPDTLLDGGGIDYTEIGAIRWAFAIAPDHPLAFMPEPIAESQLRLYPNIMVEDTAHTINKKVGWLLHGQESILVPDFNTKCQCQILGEGIGFLPDYMVREAAEDSLLVTRQIHNPRQDSRMLLATQHSATGQVTQWIKKEFEPQGILTGIYQDLLHREG encoded by the coding sequence ATGAATTCAATTTTTACGGAAGAAAACCTACAGGCCTTTACCACCGCCGCCCGTTTTGGCAGTTTCAGCAAGGCGGCGGAGGAGCTGGGCCTGACGACCTCAGCCATCAGCTATACCATCAAACGAATGGAGGCGGGTCTTGATGTGGTGCTGTTTACCCGCAATACCCGGAGTATTGAACTCACCGAGTCGGGGCGCTACTTTTTCCGCAAGGCCACCGACCTGTTGAACGACTTCCACGCCATCAAGCGCAGCATTGATACTATCGCACAGGGCATTGAGGCACGGGTGCGTATTTGCATTAACCAGCTCTTGTATACGCCAAAGCACACCGCGCGATTGCTCCAGGTGCTGAAGAAGCAGTTTCCGACCTGCCAGATTACGGTCACCACCGAAGTGTATAACGGCGTCTGGGACTCCATCATTAACAACCAGGCCAATATCGCCATCGGCGCGCCCGACACGTTGCTGGACGGCGGCGGTATTGATTACACCGAAATTGGCGCCATTCGCTGGGCATTTGCGATCGCACCGGATCACCCGCTGGCTTTCATGCCTGAGCCGATCGCCGAAAGTCAGCTGCGTCTCTACCCGAACATCATGGTGGAAGATACCGCACATACCATCAATAAAAAGGTGGGCTGGTTGCTGCATGGTCAGGAATCGATTCTCGTGCCGGATTTCAATACCAAATGTCAGTGTCAAATCCTCGGTGAAGGCATCGGTTTTCTACCGGACTACATGGTGCGTGAAGCGGCAGAGGATTCGCTGCTGGTGACGCGGCAGATCCATAACCCACGTCAGGACTCACGGATGTTACTCGCCACCCAGCACTCCGCCACCGGTCAGGTGACCCAGTGGATCAAAAAGGAGTTTGAGCCGCAGGGGATATTAACCGGAATCTATCAGGATTTACTGCATCGGGAAGGCTAA
- a CDS encoding DUF1097 domain-containing protein: MNGLTATGITVGICAGLWQMVSSRVGLAPGWELLGTIGFVAFCSFYAAGGSKAGFVKSLFVNYTGAVWAFLAALASGWLASASGLSSFWASVVMTVPFSAVIVWQGRFWLTSFIPGGFLGMTLFFATGLNWTVTLLGFLAGNCVGFISEYAGRKLSESTSKERV, translated from the coding sequence ATGAACGGACTCACCGCAACAGGCATTACTGTCGGCATTTGTGCAGGTCTCTGGCAGATGGTGTCCTCGAGGGTTGGGCTGGCGCCAGGCTGGGAATTACTGGGAACGATCGGCTTTGTCGCGTTTTGCAGTTTCTACGCTGCCGGGGGGAGCAAGGCGGGGTTTGTGAAAAGCTTGTTTGTGAACTACACCGGCGCCGTCTGGGCTTTTCTGGCGGCACTGGCCTCCGGATGGCTGGCTTCCGCCAGCGGGCTTTCGTCGTTCTGGGCAAGCGTGGTCATGACCGTACCGTTTTCCGCCGTCATCGTCTGGCAGGGGCGCTTCTGGTTAACCTCGTTTATCCCTGGCGGTTTCCTTGGCATGACGCTGTTTTTTGCCACCGGGCTGAACTGGACGGTGACGCTACTCGGCTTTTTGGCCGGGAACTGCGTAGGTTTCATCTCGGAATACGCCGGGCGCAAACTGAGTGAGTCCACCTCGAAAGAGCGTGTCTGA
- a CDS encoding ankyrin repeat domain-containing protein, protein MTNISLMTDYLMAAQQGDMKKLTSCLEQGVDINTCNRQGQTAIILASLHKQYDCVAALISAGADINQQDQTCLNPFLLSCLNNDLTLLRLILPARPDLNRLTRFGGVGLTPACEKGHLDIVNELLTQTNINVNHTNFVGWTPLLEAIVLNDGGATQQAIVALLLEKGASPHLTDKYGKTPLELAREKGFEAIAQLLIAAGA, encoded by the coding sequence ATGACAAATATCAGTCTGATGACAGATTACCTAATGGCTGCGCAGCAGGGGGATATGAAGAAATTAACCTCCTGTCTGGAACAGGGTGTGGATATTAATACCTGTAACCGCCAGGGCCAGACGGCCATTATTCTGGCGAGCCTGCATAAGCAATATGACTGTGTTGCTGCGTTAATTAGCGCCGGTGCGGATATCAATCAGCAGGATCAGACCTGTTTAAATCCTTTTTTGCTGAGCTGTCTGAATAACGATCTTACGCTTTTGCGATTAATTTTACCGGCCAGGCCCGATCTCAATCGGTTAACGCGTTTTGGCGGCGTGGGATTAACTCCCGCCTGTGAAAAAGGCCATCTTGATATCGTCAACGAGCTATTAACGCAGACGAATATTAATGTGAATCACACCAACTTTGTGGGCTGGACACCGCTACTGGAAGCCATTGTGTTGAATGACGGCGGTGCCACACAGCAGGCGATAGTCGCCTTGCTGCTGGAAAAGGGAGCCAGTCCGCATCTGACGGATAAATACGGCAAAACCCCACTGGAACTGGCACGAGAAAAAGGCTTTGAGGCGATCGCCCAATTACTGATTGCCGCAGGAGCCTGA
- a CDS encoding DUF2877 domain-containing protein, producing MQALTADARFLCERGMGRVEQVFSRAINLYFPARHQLLTLLCEEYDNAPNSARLALTHFDGLFRPGESVQFHPSGITVGDDKWIDTTSCHDWHMPKLQLSPERFRQIPWQRWSERIHQQVRENETLFLWRGDNPFYQAICQELQLRRNRLLRAIRKGAGIAPAVTRMMGLGIGLTPTADDYLVGLSIILFIAGHPAEKYKEAFCSALQSDRENTTLLSAITLEAAFEQRYRENIAGFISYIINEPNGFSIQSVANIKNIGSSSGCDMLYGMADACALSQIYGGNYVS from the coding sequence GTGCAAGCGCTAACTGCGGATGCGCGCTTTCTCTGCGAACGCGGCATGGGACGGGTAGAACAGGTCTTTTCCCGGGCAATCAATCTGTATTTCCCGGCGCGGCACCAACTACTGACGCTGCTGTGCGAAGAGTATGATAACGCGCCCAACAGCGCCCGGTTAGCACTCACCCACTTTGACGGTCTGTTCCGGCCTGGTGAGTCGGTTCAGTTTCATCCTTCAGGGATAACGGTTGGCGATGACAAATGGATAGACACGACATCCTGTCATGACTGGCATATGCCGAAACTGCAATTGAGTCCCGAACGTTTTCGGCAAATACCCTGGCAACGGTGGAGCGAACGTATCCATCAACAGGTACGGGAGAACGAGACATTATTTCTCTGGCGCGGAGATAATCCGTTTTATCAGGCGATTTGCCAGGAATTACAGCTTCGGCGGAATAGATTATTACGTGCAATACGAAAAGGGGCAGGAATTGCGCCCGCGGTAACCCGGATGATGGGGTTAGGTATTGGCCTGACACCCACCGCAGACGATTATCTTGTCGGTCTGAGTATTATTTTATTTATTGCGGGTCATCCGGCGGAAAAATACAAGGAGGCATTTTGTTCGGCACTGCAATCGGACAGGGAAAATACCACCCTGCTTAGCGCGATTACGCTGGAAGCGGCATTTGAACAACGTTATCGCGAAAATATTGCCGGGTTTATTAGCTACATAATTAATGAACCCAACGGCTTTTCTATCCAGTCTGTTGCCAATATTAAAAATATTGGCTCAAGTTCCGGTTGCGACATGCTGTATGGCATGGCGGATGCCTGCGCGCTGAGCCAAATATATGGAGGGAATTATGTCAGTTAA
- the fdrA gene encoding acyl-CoA synthetase FdrA, translated as MSVKIVIKKNTYFDSVSLMSISTRANKLDGVEQAFVAMATEMNKGVLKNLGLLTPELAEAKNGDLMIVINGKDGADNDRTLAAIEALFSQKAESGSHEARYATLASAKKHIPDSNLAVISVNGLFAAREARQALQNDLNVMLFSDNVSVEDELALKQLAHEKGLLMMGPDCGTAIINGAALCFGNAVRRGNIGIVGASGTGSQELSVRIHEFGGGISQLIGTGGRDLSEKIGGLMMLDAIAMLEEDPETEIIALISKPPAPAVAHKVLERARACRKPVVACFLGRAEPPADEQGLQYARGTKEAALKAVSLSGVKKASLNLHPLNETLIAEVRARLTPQQKYIRGLFCGGTLCDEAMFAVMEKHPDVYSNIQPDPAFRLTDLNHSVKHTFLDFGDDDFTNGKPHPMIDPTNRISRLLQEASDPEVGAIVMDFVLGFGSHEDPVGSTIDAIKEAKAIAAADGRELTILAYVLGTDLDTPSLEKQSQMLRDAGVILASSSTNTGLLAREFICKGEEA; from the coding sequence ATGTCAGTTAAGATAGTCATTAAAAAGAATACCTATTTTGATTCCGTGTCGCTTATGTCCATTTCCACCCGCGCCAATAAACTCGACGGCGTCGAACAGGCATTTGTGGCGATGGCGACCGAGATGAACAAAGGGGTGCTAAAAAATCTGGGGTTGTTGACGCCGGAGTTGGCTGAGGCGAAAAACGGCGACCTGATGATTGTGATCAACGGCAAAGACGGCGCAGACAACGATCGGACCCTGGCGGCCATTGAGGCGTTGTTCTCCCAAAAAGCCGAAAGTGGCTCGCATGAAGCGCGCTACGCCACGCTGGCCAGTGCGAAAAAGCATATTCCCGACAGCAACCTGGCGGTGATTTCGGTTAACGGTCTGTTTGCTGCCCGTGAAGCGCGTCAGGCGCTACAAAACGATCTGAACGTGATGCTGTTTTCTGACAACGTCTCTGTTGAAGACGAACTGGCGCTCAAACAACTGGCGCATGAGAAAGGACTGCTCATGATGGGGCCGGACTGCGGCACCGCCATTATCAACGGTGCGGCACTGTGCTTTGGCAACGCGGTTCGTCGCGGCAACATCGGCATTGTGGGGGCCTCGGGTACCGGTAGCCAGGAGCTGAGCGTACGCATTCATGAATTTGGCGGTGGCATCTCGCAGTTGATTGGCACCGGCGGACGCGATCTGAGTGAGAAAATCGGCGGCCTGATGATGCTGGACGCCATCGCGATGCTGGAAGAAGACCCGGAAACGGAAATCATCGCGCTAATCTCAAAACCGCCAGCCCCGGCGGTGGCGCATAAGGTACTGGAGCGTGCGCGCGCCTGTCGTAAGCCCGTCGTTGCCTGTTTCCTTGGGCGCGCAGAACCGCCTGCTGACGAACAGGGGTTGCAGTATGCTCGCGGAACCAAAGAGGCCGCACTGAAAGCGGTGTCGCTGAGCGGCGTGAAGAAAGCATCGTTAAACCTGCATCCGCTGAACGAGACGCTGATTGCCGAGGTTCGCGCGCGTCTGACCCCACAACAGAAGTACATTCGCGGTCTGTTCTGCGGCGGCACGCTGTGTGATGAAGCCATGTTTGCGGTGATGGAAAAACACCCTGACGTCTACAGCAACATTCAGCCCGATCCGGCCTTTCGCCTGACAGATCTGAATCACAGCGTTAAGCACACTTTCCTCGACTTTGGTGATGATGACTTCACCAACGGTAAGCCGCATCCGATGATTGACCCTACCAACCGTATCAGCCGTCTGTTGCAGGAGGCTAGCGATCCGGAAGTGGGAGCGATCGTGATGGATTTTGTGCTCGGCTTTGGCTCGCACGAGGATCCGGTTGGTTCCACGATCGACGCGATCAAAGAGGCAAAAGCGATCGCCGCCGCGGATGGTCGTGAACTTACGATCCTCGCATATGTGTTAGGCACCGATCTCGATACACCGTCGCTGGAAAAACAGAGCCAGATGCTACGCGATGCGGGCGTGATCCTGGCAAGCAGCAGCACCAATACCGGTCTGTTGGCGCGTGAATTTATCTGCAAAGGGGAGGAAGCCTGA
- a CDS encoding DUF1116 domain-containing protein, producing MSQSLFTQPLNVINVGIAMFSDDLKKQHVDVVQLDWTPPGQGNMQVVNALDSIANSPLAEKIAAANQQALERIIQSHPVLTGFDQAINVVPGMTSKTILHAGPPVSWENMCGAMKGAVTGALVFEGLAKDIDEAAELAASGEITFSPCHEHDCVGSMAGVTSASMFMHIVENKTYGNIAYTNMSEQMAKILRMGANDQSVIDRLNWMRDVQGPMLRDAMKIIGEIDLRLMLAQALHMGDECHNRNNAGTTLLIQALTPGIIQAGYPVEQQREVFDFVASSDYFSGPTWMALCKAAMDAAHGIEYSTVVTTMARNGVEFGLRVSGLPGQWFTGPAQQVIGPMFAGYKPEDSGLDIGDSAITETYGIGGFAMATAPAIVALVGGTVEEAIDFSRQMREITLGENPNVTIPLLGFMGIPTAIDITRVGSSGILPVINTAIAHKDAGIGMIGAGIVHPPFACFEKAILSWCERYGA from the coding sequence ATGAGCCAGTCACTGTTTACCCAACCGCTGAACGTCATCAACGTGGGCATCGCGATGTTTAGCGACGATCTGAAAAAACAGCATGTCGATGTCGTTCAGCTTGACTGGACGCCGCCCGGTCAGGGCAACATGCAGGTCGTGAATGCGCTGGACAGCATTGCCAACTCGCCGCTGGCGGAGAAAATCGCCGCTGCGAATCAGCAGGCGCTGGAGCGAATTATCCAGTCTCATCCCGTACTGACTGGATTTGATCAGGCGATCAACGTCGTGCCGGGTATGACGTCGAAAACCATTCTCCACGCCGGTCCACCGGTCAGTTGGGAAAACATGTGCGGCGCGATGAAGGGGGCGGTCACCGGCGCGTTGGTGTTTGAAGGGCTGGCAAAAGATATTGATGAGGCGGCCGAACTGGCGGCCTCCGGTGAGATTACCTTCTCGCCGTGCCACGAGCATGACTGTGTCGGTTCGATGGCGGGAGTCACCTCTGCTTCCATGTTTATGCACATTGTCGAAAACAAAACTTACGGCAACATTGCCTACACCAACATGAGTGAACAGATGGCGAAGATCCTGCGCATGGGGGCCAACGACCAGAGCGTGATCGACCGTCTGAACTGGATGCGTGACGTGCAGGGCCCCATGCTGCGCGATGCGATGAAGATTATTGGTGAAATCGATCTGCGCTTAATGCTGGCACAGGCGCTGCATATGGGCGATGAGTGTCACAACCGCAACAACGCGGGCACCACGCTGCTGATTCAGGCGCTGACGCCGGGCATCATTCAGGCTGGTTACCCGGTTGAACAACAGCGTGAAGTGTTCGACTTTGTTGCCAGCAGCGACTACTTCTCAGGTCCGACGTGGATGGCGCTGTGTAAAGCGGCAATGGACGCGGCGCACGGCATCGAATACAGCACGGTGGTAACGACGATGGCGCGTAACGGCGTGGAGTTTGGTCTGCGGGTCAGCGGTCTGCCAGGTCAGTGGTTTACCGGTCCGGCGCAGCAGGTGATTGGCCCAATGTTCGCCGGGTACAAGCCGGAAGACTCTGGTCTGGATATCGGCGACAGTGCGATTACTGAAACTTACGGTATCGGCGGTTTTGCGATGGCCACGGCACCGGCCATCGTTGCGCTGGTCGGTGGAACGGTGGAAGAAGCGATCGATTTTTCCCGTCAGATGCGTGAAATCACCTTAGGTGAAAACCCGAACGTCACGATTCCGTTACTGGGCTTTATGGGGATACCGACGGCGATCGACATCACCCGTGTCGGTAGCAGCGGCATTCTGCCGGTGATTAACACCGCGATTGCGCATAAAGATGCCGGTATCGGCATGATTGGCGCCGGGATTGTTCACCCGCCGTTTGCCTGCTTCGAAAAAGCGATCCTGAGCTGGTGCGAACGCTACGGCGCATAA